Proteins from a single region of Aquipuribacter sp. SD81:
- a CDS encoding adenylate/guanylate cyclase domain-containing protein codes for MPRSGAVLADGLRAYVPDLLLSWSPTHGDERHMRLDGTLAFVDISGFTRLTERLARRGHVGAEEMSDLLDATFSALLAAARDQAGDLVKWGGDAVLLLFTGPEHAARACRAAVDMRTTLRTVRPPVATGGTLRLRMSVGVHSGPFDFYLVGDPALHRELLVVGPAASEAARLEALADAGQVALSDDTAALLPARAHRPGPEPGSRLLRARPDDRATAVAPRPTRLEPGSLEQFLPTSLRDHLLSEQGEAEHRSVAVAFVGLTGTDDLSRDRGASAVADALDQCVRVVQRACAEHDVTFLETDIARDGGKVMLVSGAPRSSGHDEERMLLAVRAVMDGAGVLPLRIGVNRGHVFTGGFGPAFRRTYSIKGDAVNLAARVMGRAGHGEVLVTEATLERSRTRFETDPLPPFLVKGKSLPVRASRLGPALRTEGGLRAGTPFVGREAELGALRGALARAADGRGLTVDVVGEAGIGKSRLVAELLREASGVTVVRGRGGDYRSSTPYFPFRALLREALGLEPGADPEPTARRLHEVLARSAPELLPWQPLLALPLDVEVPASRESEELDPRHRRARLEETVEQLLLRAVTGPLVLLLEDAHLLDPASADLLARLVAAAPQAPWLLLLTRRDGPGPVALEPGPDVLVVEPGPLTPAESFALARAAAPTPLTRQEVVALMTRSGGNPLFLEELLATTPAKPGGVADLPESVQDLVTSQVDRLAPLDRLVLRYAAVLGVTADLDVLDRLLAAHRSDVRLAEHLPALAEFLVPYGERQVRFRHALMREVAYEGLPYRLRRLLHLHVGEALEAAAEDPEQVSVLLSLHYFHAGRFDRAWQFSRAAGELAREQYANGEAIELLGRAVEAARRSAGEVVPEEVAGVLEALGDVSHLAGRSGPALEAYRSARRRVADDPVAAARLLSKQARTAQRLGRVTQSLRLVRRALASLEGVEGPEAAATRSDLATRYALGRWSQGRYDDALGWATVGAREAEESGDKPTLALAYNTLHTAHYYAGVEEDVPYGRLALLAYEELGDLAGQGHCVNNLGVEALDAGRLAESAELFGRAREVFRRLGDEADEANATYNAGDAMLRLGRHDEAGPLLRDALAAARAVGDEELVALVLRETGQLYVRLGRAEEARAHLADARARLTGLGLTQELAALDDAEAELASSGRRQPSA; via the coding sequence GTGCCGCGGTCCGGCGCCGTGCTCGCTGACGGGCTCCGGGCCTACGTCCCGGACCTGCTGCTGTCGTGGTCGCCGACCCACGGCGACGAGCGGCACATGCGCCTCGACGGGACCCTCGCCTTCGTCGACATCTCCGGCTTCACCCGGCTGACCGAACGGCTCGCGCGCCGCGGGCACGTCGGGGCGGAGGAGATGAGCGACCTGCTCGACGCCACCTTCTCCGCGCTGCTCGCCGCCGCCCGCGACCAGGCCGGCGACCTCGTCAAGTGGGGCGGCGACGCCGTCCTGCTGCTGTTCACCGGCCCCGAGCACGCGGCCCGCGCGTGCCGCGCGGCCGTCGACATGCGCACGACGCTGCGCACGGTCCGCCCTCCCGTCGCCACCGGCGGCACCCTCAGGTTGCGCATGTCCGTCGGCGTGCACAGCGGGCCGTTCGACTTCTACCTCGTCGGCGACCCCGCGCTGCACCGCGAGCTGCTCGTCGTGGGACCCGCCGCGAGCGAGGCGGCCCGGTTGGAGGCGCTCGCCGACGCCGGCCAGGTGGCGCTGAGCGACGACACCGCGGCGCTCCTGCCCGCCCGCGCGCACCGCCCCGGACCGGAGCCGGGCAGCCGCCTGCTCCGGGCCCGTCCCGACGACCGCGCCACCGCGGTCGCGCCGCGGCCCACGCGCCTCGAGCCCGGCTCGCTCGAGCAGTTCCTGCCCACGAGCCTGCGGGACCACCTGCTGTCGGAGCAGGGCGAGGCGGAGCACCGCTCCGTCGCGGTCGCGTTCGTCGGCCTCACCGGCACCGACGACCTCTCGCGCGACCGGGGCGCCTCGGCCGTCGCCGACGCCCTCGACCAGTGCGTCCGGGTCGTGCAACGTGCCTGCGCCGAGCACGACGTCACCTTCCTCGAGACCGACATCGCCCGCGACGGCGGCAAGGTCATGCTCGTCTCCGGCGCACCGCGCAGCAGCGGGCACGACGAGGAGCGGATGCTGCTCGCCGTCCGGGCGGTGATGGACGGCGCCGGGGTGCTGCCGCTGCGCATCGGCGTCAACCGGGGGCACGTGTTCACCGGCGGCTTCGGGCCGGCGTTCCGGCGCACGTACTCCATCAAGGGCGACGCGGTGAACCTCGCCGCCCGCGTCATGGGACGCGCCGGCCACGGGGAGGTCCTCGTCACCGAGGCGACCCTCGAGCGCTCGCGCACCCGCTTCGAGACGGACCCGCTCCCGCCGTTCCTCGTCAAGGGCAAGAGCCTGCCCGTCCGCGCGTCCCGGCTCGGCCCGGCGCTGCGCACCGAGGGCGGCCTCCGCGCCGGCACGCCCTTCGTCGGCCGCGAGGCCGAGCTCGGCGCGCTCCGTGGTGCCCTCGCGCGGGCGGCCGACGGGCGGGGGCTGACGGTCGACGTGGTCGGCGAGGCGGGGATCGGCAAGAGCCGGCTCGTGGCGGAGCTGCTGCGCGAGGCGTCCGGCGTGACGGTCGTGCGCGGCCGGGGCGGCGACTACCGCTCGAGCACGCCGTACTTCCCGTTCCGGGCGCTGCTGCGCGAGGCGCTCGGCCTCGAGCCGGGCGCCGACCCCGAGCCGACCGCCCGGCGGCTGCACGAGGTCCTCGCCCGCTCCGCGCCGGAGCTGCTGCCGTGGCAGCCGCTGCTCGCGCTGCCGCTGGACGTCGAGGTGCCGGCCAGCCGCGAGAGCGAGGAGCTCGACCCGCGGCACCGCCGGGCCCGGCTGGAGGAGACCGTCGAGCAGCTCCTGCTGCGCGCCGTCACCGGGCCGCTCGTGCTGCTGCTCGAGGACGCCCACCTCCTCGACCCCGCCTCGGCCGACCTGCTCGCCCGGCTCGTCGCCGCCGCACCGCAGGCACCGTGGCTGCTGCTGCTCACCCGGCGGGACGGGCCGGGCCCGGTCGCCCTCGAGCCCGGGCCGGACGTGCTCGTGGTGGAGCCGGGGCCGCTGACGCCGGCGGAGTCGTTCGCGCTGGCCCGTGCGGCCGCGCCGACGCCGCTCACGCGGCAGGAGGTCGTCGCGCTCATGACCCGCAGCGGCGGCAACCCGCTGTTCCTCGAGGAGCTCCTCGCGACGACGCCGGCGAAGCCCGGCGGCGTCGCCGACCTGCCCGAGTCGGTGCAGGACCTCGTGACGAGCCAGGTCGACCGGCTCGCGCCGCTGGACCGGCTCGTGCTCCGCTACGCCGCGGTGCTCGGCGTCACCGCCGACCTCGACGTGCTCGACCGGCTCCTCGCGGCGCACCGCAGCGACGTCCGGCTCGCCGAGCACCTGCCGGCGCTGGCGGAGTTCCTCGTGCCGTACGGGGAACGGCAGGTCCGCTTCCGGCACGCCCTCATGCGCGAGGTCGCCTACGAGGGCCTGCCGTACCGGCTACGCCGACTGCTGCACCTGCACGTCGGGGAGGCGCTGGAGGCGGCCGCCGAGGACCCGGAGCAGGTGAGCGTGCTGCTCTCGCTGCACTACTTCCACGCCGGTCGCTTCGACCGGGCGTGGCAGTTCTCGCGCGCGGCGGGTGAGCTCGCGCGCGAGCAGTACGCCAACGGCGAGGCGATCGAGCTGCTGGGCCGTGCGGTCGAGGCGGCCCGGCGCTCCGCGGGCGAGGTCGTGCCGGAGGAGGTCGCGGGCGTGCTCGAGGCGCTGGGCGACGTGTCGCACCTCGCCGGCCGCTCCGGACCGGCGCTCGAGGCGTACCGCTCGGCGCGTCGGCGGGTGGCCGACGACCCGGTCGCCGCCGCCCGGCTGCTGTCCAAGCAGGCCCGTACGGCCCAGCGCCTCGGCCGCGTCACGCAGTCCCTGCGCCTGGTCCGCCGCGCCCTCGCCTCGCTCGAGGGCGTCGAGGGACCGGAGGCCGCCGCGACGCGGTCGGACCTCGCGACGAGGTACGCCCTGGGCCGGTGGAGCCAGGGCCGCTACGACGACGCGCTGGGCTGGGCGACGGTCGGCGCGCGCGAGGCGGAGGAGTCCGGCGACAAGCCCACCCTCGCGCTGGCGTACAACACGCTGCACACCGCGCACTACTACGCGGGCGTCGAGGAGGACGTGCCGTACGGGCGGCTCGCCCTGCTCGCCTACGAGGAGCTCGGCGACCTCGCGGGGCAGGGGCACTGCGTCAACAACCTCGGCGTGGAGGCGTTGGACGCGGGCCGGCTCGCGGAGTCGGCGGAGCTCTTCGGTCGGGCCAGAGAGGTGTTCCGGCGTCTGGGCGACGAGGCCGACGAGGCCAACGCCACGTACAACGCGGGCGACGCGATGCTGCGGCTCGGCCGCCACGACGAGGCCGGGCCGCTGCTGCGCGACGCGCTCGCGGCGGCTCGTGCCGTGGGCGACGAGGAGCTCGTCGCCCTCGTGCTGCGCGAGACCGGCCAGCTGTACGTGCGGCTCGGGCGCGCGGAGGAGGCGAGAGCCCACCTGGCCGACGCCCGGGCGCGGCTGACGGGGCTCGGGCTCACGCAGGAGCTCGCCGCCCTCGACGACGCGGAGGCGGAGCTCGCGTCGTCGGGGCGGCGGCAGCCCTCGGCCTAG